The genomic interval TTTACTGAAGCGTCCTCCGGGCGTATACGCGCCAGTAATCTTCGAGCGTGCAACGACAGTCGAACCGCGGCAGGGGAGGGCGTTTCGTGAGCTCACAGGACGGACACAAGAGATGCGCAAGGACATTCACAGTGGCCGCCGGCGCGCTGGCGTCGTGCCTTGTTGGCGCGACCGCGGCGTCGGCGGGTGGGGGATGGGTGTACGAAACCGGCGCCATCGACGTGGGGACCGCGAGCGCGGGGCGCGCGGCGATTGCCAACGACGTGTCGACGGCATTCGGGAACCCGGCGGGTCTGACCCGGCTAGGCTCGCAAGTGCAGTTCGGCCTGCAGCCCATGATCGTGACGACCGAGTTCGACGTCGGTGCCGGAACCACGGTGTCGGGGACGGACGGTGGCAACGCCGGCGGCCTGGTGCCAACTGGCGGCGTCTACGCGTCCTACAGCCTGCGTGATGATCTGAAACTCGGCTTCGCCTTCAACTCCTACGCCGGCGGCGCGCTCAGCTACGACAGCGACTGGGTTGGCCGGTACATCACCACCGAATCGGTGCTGCTCACCTTCAATTTCAATCCGGTGGTCGCCTATCGGGTGCTGCCGTGGCTGTCGCTCGGCGCCGGCTTCTCGGTCCAGTGGGCGAAACTGAAGACCGAGCTCGCCATCAGCAACGCCGCGGAGTCGCTGGCCGACGGGCGCATGCAATACGACGACGCCAACGTCGGGTTCGGCGGCAACTTCGGCGTGCTCTTCGAGATCGACCCGAAGACCCGCCTCGGCATCACGTATCGCTCACAGGTCGATCAGAGCTTCAGCGACGTCCCCTCGTTTGGGCAACTCGGCCCGGGCCTCGAACGCATCCTGCGGAACGCCGGGGTGCTGGGTGCACCGCTCCGGCTGGACATGACCATTCCGCAGGAGGTCATGGTCAGCGCCTATCGCGACGTGACCGACGATCTGGCGCTCATGGCCAACTTCAACTGGCAGAACTGGGGTCAGTTTGGGGACGTCAACGTGGCGTTGTCGACCTCGCCGCCGCTATCGACGGCGGTCGATGCCAATTTCGAGGATACGTTTCAGGGCGCGATCGGCCTCCACTACCGCCTCGCCGAACCGACCCTGCTGCAACTCGGGTTCGCCTACGATACCTCGGCCGTGGACGGGGTCCACCGCTCCCCGGCGTTCCCGGTCGATCGGCAGATCCGCTTTGCCGTGGGTGTGCAGTACGACGTCAACGCCGCATACACGATCGGGGCCGCGTACGAGTACGCCAACCTGGGTAGTGCCGACATCGACGTGGCTCGTCCCACCGGAACCGTGCAGGGCGACTACCGGGCCAACTCGCTAAACGTCTTCAACCTCACGGTTCTCCGCCGCTTCTGATTTGCGATTCTCGGATTTCCTCGCATGGCGCGATGATTTCGTCCGTCATGCCGGCGAAAGCCGGCATCCAGCCCC from Candidatus Binatia bacterium carries:
- a CDS encoding outer membrane protein transport protein: MAAGALASCLVGATAASAGGGWVYETGAIDVGTASAGRAAIANDVSTAFGNPAGLTRLGSQVQFGLQPMIVTTEFDVGAGTTVSGTDGGNAGGLVPTGGVYASYSLRDDLKLGFAFNSYAGGALSYDSDWVGRYITTESVLLTFNFNPVVAYRVLPWLSLGAGFSVQWAKLKTELAISNAAESLADGRMQYDDANVGFGGNFGVLFEIDPKTRLGITYRSQVDQSFSDVPSFGQLGPGLERILRNAGVLGAPLRLDMTIPQEVMVSAYRDVTDDLALMANFNWQNWGQFGDVNVALSTSPPLSTAVDANFEDTFQGAIGLHYRLAEPTLLQLGFAYDTSAVDGVHRSPAFPVDRQIRFAVGVQYDVNAAYTIGAAYEYANLGSADIDVARPTGTVQGDYRANSLNVFNLTVLRRF